From one Nocardioides scoriae genomic stretch:
- a CDS encoding LutC/YkgG family protein, with product MSGAREEILRRVREATAGYTAPPPEPVVVDPRPGDLDLFVERVADYRAVVERLGPLDPADLAARVAAVLDGRRAVVPDGLGFEVPGSVPDDGLSALQLDDLDAVVTLAGVGIAETGTIVLDHGPGQGRRALSLVPDLHVCVVRTDQVVADVQDAVARLDPARPHTWISGPSATSDIELDRVEGVHGPRTLHVLVVG from the coding sequence GTGAGCGGCGCCCGCGAGGAGATCCTGCGGCGCGTGCGCGAGGCGACGGCCGGGTACACCGCGCCGCCGCCCGAGCCCGTGGTGGTCGACCCGCGCCCCGGCGACCTCGACCTGTTCGTGGAGCGGGTGGCCGACTACCGGGCGGTCGTCGAGCGGCTCGGCCCCCTCGACCCCGCCGACCTGGCCGCCCGGGTCGCGGCCGTGCTCGACGGCCGGCGGGCCGTCGTGCCGGACGGCCTGGGGTTCGAGGTGCCCGGCTCGGTGCCCGACGACGGGCTGAGCGCGCTCCAGCTCGACGACCTCGACGCGGTGGTCACGCTGGCCGGGGTCGGCATCGCCGAGACCGGCACCATCGTGCTCGACCACGGGCCCGGCCAGGGACGTCGGGCCCTCAGCCTGGTGCCGGACCTGCACGTGTGCGTGGTGCGCACCGACCAGGTGGTCGCCGACGTCCAGGACGCCGTGGCCCGGCTCGACCCGGCCCGCCCCCACACCTGGATCAGCGGCCCCTCGGCCACCAGCGACATCGAGCTCGACCGGGTCGAGGGCGTCCACGGTCCCCGCACCCTGCACGTCCTCGTCGTCGGCTGA
- a CDS encoding amidohydrolase family protein encodes MTEHHDTPRTSAAVAPVPGAIDVHQHLWPDELVDRLRARSRAPYLRDWTLHTDGEPPYDVDPAAHDVATRIAADTDAGVTSACLSLSAPLGIERLRPSSSRPLLDAWHRGVRELPDHFRAWASVPAPGVDDPDVTGLAALLAEDRFVGLQLAASDLVTPHGWEAAAPLLRAAEQADAPVLVHPGPEPAPLLPGRLPAWWAPVVGYTAQLQAAWWAWQAFGGRAVLPRLRLLFVAGAGLAPLLTERHVLRGGERTGVDPDVFVDTSGIGARALESVVRVLGVDALVLGSDRPYGEPLAELLGEAATRAVRVTNPRRLLGDGPTASDGTDGTGVASWRAAS; translated from the coding sequence ATGACCGAGCACCACGACACCCCCCGCACGAGCGCCGCGGTCGCCCCCGTCCCGGGCGCGATCGACGTGCACCAGCACCTGTGGCCGGACGAGCTCGTCGACCGGCTGCGCGCCCGGTCCCGCGCGCCGTACCTGCGCGACTGGACCCTGCACACCGACGGCGAACCGCCCTACGACGTGGACCCGGCAGCACACGACGTCGCGACCAGGATCGCGGCCGACACGGACGCGGGGGTGACCTCGGCCTGCCTCAGCCTCTCCGCACCCCTCGGCATCGAGCGCCTGCGGCCCTCCTCGTCGCGACCGCTGCTCGACGCCTGGCACCGCGGCGTGCGCGAGCTGCCCGACCACTTCCGCGCCTGGGCCTCCGTGCCGGCGCCGGGGGTCGACGACCCTGACGTGACCGGGCTGGCCGCGCTGCTCGCCGAGGACCGGTTCGTCGGGCTCCAGCTCGCGGCCAGCGACCTCGTCACCCCCCACGGGTGGGAGGCCGCCGCCCCGCTGCTGCGCGCCGCCGAGCAGGCCGACGCGCCCGTCCTGGTCCACCCCGGCCCGGAGCCGGCCCCTCTGCTGCCCGGTCGGCTGCCCGCCTGGTGGGCACCGGTCGTCGGCTACACCGCGCAGCTCCAGGCCGCGTGGTGGGCCTGGCAGGCCTTCGGCGGCCGCGCGGTGCTCCCGCGGCTGCGGCTGCTGTTCGTGGCCGGCGCCGGGCTGGCGCCGCTGCTGACCGAGCGCCACGTGCTGCGCGGCGGCGAGCGCACCGGGGTCGACCCCGACGTCTTCGTCGACACCTCCGGCATCGGCGCCCGCGCGCTCGAGTCGGTCGTGCGCGTGCTCGGCGTCGACGCGCTCGTGCTCGGCAGCGACCGGCCCTACGGCGAGCCGCTCGCCGAGCTGCTCGGCGAGGCCGCCACGCGGGCGGTGCGGGTCACCAACCCGCGGCGCCTGCTCGGGGACGGCCCGACCGCCTCCGACGGGACCGACGGGACGGGGGTGGCGTCGTGGCGCGCAGCGAGCTGA
- a CDS encoding (Fe-S)-binding protein — MRVALQATCLGDALFPGVGQATVRLLRRLGVEVDFPPEQTCCGQPMINSGYLDEAVPALRSFVSAFEGYDAVVTPSGSCAGAARHQHAIVARRSGDPGLQRAVEQTAPRVHELSEFLVDVLGVTDVGASFPHAVTYHPTCHSLRMLGVADKPLRLLREVRDIDLRELPEATQCCGFGGTFAVKNADTSIAMGSDKARHVRATGAQVLVAGDASCLMHVGGLLGRQRSGVRTMHLAEVLASTEGLGADTGPGAATKHSEEPA; from the coding sequence ATGAGGGTCGCACTGCAGGCCACGTGCCTGGGGGACGCGCTGTTCCCGGGCGTCGGGCAGGCCACGGTGCGGTTGCTGAGGCGGCTCGGGGTGGAGGTCGACTTCCCGCCCGAGCAGACCTGCTGCGGCCAGCCGATGATCAACTCCGGCTACCTCGACGAGGCGGTGCCGGCGCTGCGGTCCTTCGTCAGCGCCTTCGAGGGGTACGACGCGGTCGTCACGCCCTCGGGCTCCTGTGCCGGGGCGGCCCGCCACCAGCACGCCATCGTGGCGCGGCGCTCGGGCGACCCGGGCCTGCAGCGGGCGGTCGAGCAGACCGCCCCGCGGGTCCACGAGCTCAGCGAGTTCCTCGTCGACGTGCTGGGCGTGACCGACGTGGGGGCGTCGTTCCCCCACGCCGTGACCTACCACCCCACCTGCCACTCGCTGCGGATGCTGGGGGTGGCCGACAAGCCGCTGCGGCTGCTGCGCGAGGTCCGCGACATCGACCTGCGCGAGCTGCCGGAGGCGACGCAGTGCTGCGGCTTCGGCGGCACCTTCGCGGTCAAGAACGCCGACACCTCGATCGCCATGGGCTCCGACAAGGCGCGCCACGTCCGCGCGACCGGCGCCCAGGTGCTGGTGGCGGGCGACGCGTCGTGCCTCATGCACGTCGGGGGCCTGCTCGGTCGCCAGCGCTCCGGCGTGCGCACGATGCACCTGGCCGAGGTGCTGGCCTCGACCGAGGGCCTGGGGGCCGACACCGGTCCGGGCGCCGCCACGAAGCACAGCGAGGAGCCCGCATGA
- a CDS encoding DUF305 domain-containing protein, with product MHKLALATASLLLLAGCGTSTGSTTSGSDHNQADVAFAQQMIPHHAQAVQMAEMALDRTSDPALERLAQEVEDAQDPEIETMTGWLEDWDAEVPSTRGTMSGSGDGGTTSGDPSSGGSMAGMMSGADMRRLDDATGSGFDRMWLQMMVQHHEGAVEMAKAEQADGENRAAKRLAASIEESQTGEIARMQEMLG from the coding sequence ATGCACAAGCTCGCCCTCGCCACCGCCTCCCTGCTCCTCCTGGCGGGCTGCGGCACCAGCACCGGCTCCACCACCTCGGGCAGCGACCACAACCAGGCCGACGTCGCCTTCGCGCAGCAGATGATCCCCCACCACGCCCAGGCCGTGCAGATGGCCGAGATGGCCCTCGACCGCACCTCGGACCCCGCGCTCGAGCGGCTGGCCCAGGAGGTGGAGGACGCCCAGGACCCCGAGATCGAGACCATGACCGGCTGGCTCGAGGACTGGGACGCCGAGGTGCCCTCGACCCGCGGCACGATGTCCGGCTCGGGCGACGGCGGCACGACGTCCGGCGACCCGTCCTCGGGCGGGTCGATGGCCGGGATGATGAGCGGGGCCGACATGCGCCGCCTCGACGACGCCACCGGCTCCGGCTTCGACCGGATGTGGCTGCAGATGATGGTGCAGCACCACGAGGGGGCCGTGGAGATGGCGAAGGCCGAGCAGGCCGACGGGGAGAACCGCGCGGCCAAGCGCCTGGCCGCCTCCATCGAGGAGTCGCAGACCGGGGAGATCGCCCGGATGCAGGAGATGCTGGGCTGA
- a CDS encoding DUF6153 family protein, which yields MTTPRRRRRRARPWAARLLLLGALEGLFAMHGLGGHGTAMSEDAMAAMSTTAPATTASPGHHAAGEAVADGSAGSAVLVAVSAAVLSAADPLGGTLLDHASMVMCLAILLLAAALALARAAPALAPAAHLRPAASVLPRRTRSSDPPDLSRLCVLRC from the coding sequence ATGACCACGCCCCGGCGCCGCCGCCGTCGGGCCCGCCCCTGGGCCGCCCGGCTGCTGCTGCTCGGTGCGCTCGAGGGGCTGTTCGCGATGCACGGCCTCGGCGGCCACGGGACCGCGATGTCCGAGGACGCGATGGCCGCGATGTCGACCACCGCGCCGGCCACCACCGCGTCGCCCGGTCACCACGCCGCCGGCGAGGCAGTGGCGGACGGGTCGGCCGGGTCCGCCGTCCTCGTCGCGGTCTCCGCGGCGGTGCTGTCGGCGGCCGACCCCCTGGGCGGCACGCTCCTCGACCACGCCTCGATGGTGATGTGCCTGGCGATCCTGCTGCTGGCCGCGGCGCTCGCCCTGGCCCGCGCGGCACCGGCCCTCGCCCCGGCCGCCCACCTGCGACCGGCCGCGAGCGTGCTGCCGCGCCGCACCCGCTCCTCCGACCCGCCCGACCTGTCGCGCCTCTGCGTGCTGCGCTGCTGA
- a CDS encoding LutB/LldF family L-lactate oxidation iron-sulfur protein, translating into MTLAPDPIATAATFVGMPAFPVAARAALADSQLRHNLEHATHTIRDKRNRVVAEVPDWEDLRTRGAALKDAALADLEQHLLTLEQRLTEAGATVHWARDAAEANAVVAQVAHRHGLDEVVKVKSMATAEIGLNEALAEEGIAAWETDLAELIVQLGDDLPSHILVPAIHRNRAEIRQIFLDKMASAGRPAPDDLSQQPAELAGAARLHLREKFLRAKMAVSGANFAVAETGTLVVVESEGNGRMCLTLPDVLVSVVGIEKVVPTFADLDVFLRLLPRSSTGERMNPYTSTWTGVTPGDGPQELHVVLLDNGRTRALADEVGRSALRCIRCSACLNNCPVYERTGGHAYGSVYPGPIGAILNPLMKGVGVDEQVDSLPYASSLCGACYEVCPVKIDIPSILVDLRSQVVDAHRGGRPSLEAVAMKGAAATFASSGRLRLAERFTGLGTTLARRLGLATAWSGARDLPTAPAESFRAWWKRTDGGRR; encoded by the coding sequence ATGACGCTCGCCCCCGACCCGATCGCCACCGCCGCCACCTTCGTGGGGATGCCGGCCTTCCCCGTCGCCGCGCGCGCCGCCCTGGCCGACAGCCAGCTGCGCCACAACCTCGAGCACGCCACCCACACCATCCGCGACAAGCGCAACCGCGTGGTCGCCGAGGTGCCCGACTGGGAGGACCTGCGCACCCGCGGCGCGGCCCTCAAGGACGCCGCCCTGGCCGACCTGGAGCAGCACCTGCTCACCCTCGAGCAGCGCCTGACCGAGGCCGGCGCGACCGTCCACTGGGCCCGCGACGCCGCCGAGGCCAACGCCGTCGTGGCACAGGTGGCCCACCGCCACGGCCTCGACGAGGTGGTCAAGGTCAAGTCGATGGCGACCGCGGAGATCGGTCTCAACGAGGCGCTCGCCGAGGAGGGCATCGCCGCCTGGGAGACCGACCTGGCCGAGCTGATCGTCCAGCTCGGCGACGACCTGCCCAGCCACATCCTGGTGCCGGCCATCCACCGCAACCGGGCCGAGATCCGCCAGATCTTCCTCGACAAGATGGCCTCGGCCGGTCGCCCGGCGCCCGACGACCTCTCCCAGCAGCCGGCCGAGCTCGCCGGGGCGGCCCGGCTGCACCTGCGCGAGAAGTTCCTGCGGGCCAAGATGGCCGTCTCCGGCGCCAACTTCGCGGTCGCCGAGACCGGCACCCTGGTCGTGGTCGAGTCGGAGGGCAACGGCCGGATGTGCCTGACCCTGCCCGACGTGCTGGTGAGCGTGGTCGGCATCGAGAAGGTGGTGCCGACCTTCGCCGACCTCGACGTGTTCCTCCGGCTGCTGCCGCGCTCGTCGACGGGCGAGCGGATGAACCCCTACACCTCGACGTGGACCGGCGTCACGCCCGGCGACGGCCCCCAGGAGCTGCACGTCGTGCTGCTCGACAACGGCCGCACCCGGGCGCTCGCCGACGAGGTCGGGCGCTCGGCGCTGCGGTGCATCCGCTGCTCGGCGTGCCTCAACAACTGCCCGGTCTACGAGCGCACCGGGGGCCACGCCTACGGCTCGGTCTACCCGGGCCCGATCGGGGCGATCCTCAACCCGCTGATGAAGGGCGTCGGGGTCGACGAGCAGGTCGACTCGCTGCCGTACGCCTCCTCGCTGTGCGGCGCCTGCTACGAGGTCTGCCCCGTCAAGATCGACATCCCCTCGATCCTGGTCGACCTCCGGTCCCAGGTCGTCGACGCCCACCGCGGCGGTCGGCCCTCCCTGGAGGCCGTGGCGATGAAGGGGGCGGCGGCGACCTTCGCGTCCTCGGGCCGGCTGCGCCTGGCCGAGCGCTTCACGGGCCTCGGCACGACGCTGGCCCGCAGGCTCGGCCTGGCCACGGCGTGGTCCGGCGCCCGCGACCTGCCCACCGCCCCGGCCGAGTCCTTCCGGGCCTGGTGGAAGCGCACCGACGGGGGCCGGCGGTGA
- a CDS encoding ArsO family NAD(P)H-dependent flavin-containing monooxygenase, producing MVERVPVVVVGGGQAGLATAYHLRRLGLVPGEDVVVLDAADRPGGSWPRAWDGLRLFSPAGYSSLPGRMMPPWTDGFPPRDHVVDYLTDYEQRYDLRVRRPCRVTSVSRAGDGLLLEGPGLRLEASCAVSATGTWEQPFWPASPGRFDGLQLHAAAYRRPEDLVGRVAVVGGGNTGAQVLAEVSRVADTLWLTRDEPRLLPDDVDGRVLFETATARVRAARAGREHPGVGGLGDVVAVASVREARERGALVAHPMAHRLTPTGLAWDDGREEAVDTIVWCTGFRPALRHLAPLGVRGSGGRVAVGGPAGTRSEVEPRLWLVGYGDWCGPASATLVGVGRSARDTAAEVVAALGRA from the coding sequence GTGGTCGAGCGCGTGCCGGTGGTCGTCGTCGGCGGCGGGCAGGCGGGGCTGGCGACGGCGTACCACCTGCGCCGGCTCGGCCTCGTGCCCGGCGAGGACGTCGTGGTCCTCGACGCGGCCGACCGCCCGGGCGGCTCGTGGCCGCGGGCGTGGGACGGGCTGCGGCTGTTCTCGCCGGCGGGCTACTCCTCGCTGCCGGGGCGGATGATGCCGCCGTGGACCGACGGCTTCCCGCCGCGCGACCACGTCGTGGACTACCTGACCGACTACGAGCAGCGCTACGACCTGCGGGTGCGGCGCCCGTGCCGGGTCACCTCCGTGTCGCGCGCCGGTGACGGGCTGCTCCTCGAGGGCCCCGGCCTGCGGCTGGAGGCGTCGTGCGCCGTCTCGGCGACGGGCACCTGGGAGCAGCCGTTCTGGCCGGCGAGCCCCGGCCGCTTCGACGGCCTGCAGCTGCACGCCGCGGCGTACCGCCGGCCCGAGGACCTCGTCGGCCGGGTCGCCGTCGTCGGCGGCGGCAACACCGGCGCGCAGGTCCTGGCGGAGGTCTCGCGGGTCGCCGACACGCTGTGGCTGACCCGGGACGAGCCGCGGCTGCTGCCCGACGACGTGGACGGGCGGGTGCTCTTCGAGACCGCGACGGCGCGGGTGCGGGCGGCGCGCGCGGGCCGGGAGCACCCGGGCGTGGGCGGGCTCGGCGACGTCGTGGCCGTGGCCTCGGTGCGCGAGGCCCGCGAGCGCGGGGCGCTGGTGGCCCACCCGATGGCGCATCGGCTGACCCCGACCGGGCTGGCCTGGGACGACGGGCGCGAGGAGGCGGTCGACACCATCGTGTGGTGCACCGGCTTCCGGCCCGCGCTGCGCCACCTCGCCCCGCTCGGGGTGCGTGGCTCGGGGGGCCGGGTCGCGGTCGGCGGCCCCGCGGGCACCCGCAGCGAGGTCGAGCCGCGGCTGTGGCTGGTCGGGTACGGCGACTGGTGCGGCCCCGCGTCGGCCACCCTCGTCGGCGTCGGCCGCTCGGCCCGCGACACCGCGGCGGAGGTCGTGGCCGCCCTCGGCCGCGCCTAG
- a CDS encoding NADH:flavin oxidoreductase/NADH oxidase — MSALFEPVTLRELTVRNRVWLAPMCQYSSTDGMPGDWHLVNLGARASGGFGLVLTEAAAVVPEGRITPEDAGLWNDEQAQAWGRVVDFVHTQGAAIGVQLAHAGRKASTYRPWAGAEGTVPADRGGWTTQGPSPVAFEGYAAPEAMEVEDVAAVVEAFAVAARRAVAVGFDTVEVHAAHGYLLHEFLSPLSNHRTDGYGGTFEGRARFVLETVDAVRAAIPEGMPLLVRISATDWLEGGWDLEQSTRLAGELREHGVDLVDVSSGGNAQASIPVEPGYQVPLAAGVRTAGVPTGAVGLITEPAQAEKVLANGEADVVLLARAALREPSWPLRAAHELGVPDADAPWPVQHARGAWR; from the coding sequence GTGTCCGCCCTCTTCGAGCCCGTCACCCTGCGCGAGCTGACCGTGCGCAACCGGGTGTGGCTGGCCCCGATGTGCCAGTACTCCTCCACCGACGGCATGCCCGGCGACTGGCACCTGGTCAACCTGGGCGCCCGCGCGTCCGGCGGTTTCGGGCTGGTGCTGACCGAGGCGGCCGCCGTGGTCCCCGAGGGCCGGATCACCCCCGAGGACGCCGGGCTGTGGAACGACGAGCAGGCGCAGGCCTGGGGCCGGGTCGTCGACTTCGTGCACACCCAGGGCGCGGCGATCGGCGTCCAGCTGGCGCACGCCGGCCGCAAGGCCTCGACGTACCGCCCCTGGGCCGGCGCCGAGGGCACCGTCCCCGCCGACCGGGGCGGCTGGACCACGCAGGGTCCGTCGCCCGTGGCCTTCGAGGGGTACGCCGCCCCCGAGGCCATGGAGGTCGAGGACGTCGCCGCCGTGGTCGAGGCCTTCGCGGTCGCCGCCCGGCGCGCCGTCGCGGTCGGCTTCGACACCGTCGAGGTCCACGCGGCCCACGGCTACCTGCTCCACGAGTTCCTCTCGCCGCTGTCCAACCACCGCACCGACGGCTACGGCGGCACCTTCGAGGGGCGCGCCCGGTTCGTGCTCGAGACCGTCGACGCGGTCCGCGCCGCGATCCCCGAGGGCATGCCGCTGCTGGTCCGCATCTCGGCCACCGACTGGCTCGAGGGTGGCTGGGACCTCGAGCAGAGCACCCGGCTCGCGGGCGAGCTGCGCGAGCACGGCGTCGACCTCGTCGACGTGTCGTCCGGCGGCAACGCGCAGGCCTCGATCCCGGTGGAGCCGGGCTACCAGGTGCCGCTCGCGGCCGGGGTCCGCACCGCGGGCGTGCCCACTGGCGCGGTCGGCCTCATCACCGAGCCCGCCCAGGCCGAGAAGGTCCTGGCCAACGGCGAGGCCGACGTCGTGCTGCTCGCCCGGGCCGCCCTGCGCGAGCCCAGCTGGCCGCTCCGCGCCGCCCACGAGCTCGGCGTGCCCGACGCCGACGCCCCCTGGCCCGTCCAGCACGCCCGGGGCGCCTGGCGCTGA
- a CDS encoding DUF302 domain-containing protein has translation MSGSTLTTTVHQPYAEALVAVRAALAEVGFGILTEVDLQATMRAELGEDIAPQVILGACRPPLAFRALQADPSVATMLPCNVVVRAVDATTTQVEALDPDAMLTFSDSEAVSEVAADAKERLSEALDALDALATLPS, from the coding sequence ATGTCCGGATCGACCCTGACCACCACTGTGCACCAGCCGTACGCCGAGGCGCTGGTCGCGGTCCGCGCCGCCCTGGCCGAGGTCGGCTTCGGCATCCTCACCGAGGTCGACCTGCAGGCCACCATGAGGGCCGAGCTGGGCGAGGACATCGCCCCGCAGGTGATCCTCGGCGCCTGCCGCCCGCCGCTGGCGTTCCGGGCGCTGCAGGCCGACCCGTCGGTGGCCACGATGCTGCCGTGCAACGTCGTGGTGCGGGCGGTGGACGCCACCACGACCCAGGTCGAGGCGCTCGACCCCGACGCGATGCTGACCTTCTCCGACAGCGAGGCCGTCTCGGAGGTCGCCGCCGACGCCAAGGAGCGCCTCAGCGAGGCCCTCGACGCCCTCGACGCGCTCGCCACCCTCCCGTCCTGA
- a CDS encoding low affinity iron permease family protein: MERNDAARDRHEGDGRSGFEKFVEATYAQVSRAPFFGVCLVVVVAWGASAPLWPDLKQWQVAIHTVASVVSLLLLVLLENAGRRSEEAAQEKLNVLAEALAALMDSSSAHDRDLQDATRRLREAVGLEERH; this comes from the coding sequence ATGGAACGCAACGACGCGGCACGGGACCGGCACGAGGGCGACGGCCGCTCGGGCTTCGAGAAGTTCGTGGAGGCGACGTACGCCCAGGTCAGCCGGGCGCCGTTCTTCGGCGTCTGCCTCGTCGTCGTGGTCGCCTGGGGCGCCAGCGCGCCGCTGTGGCCCGACCTGAAGCAGTGGCAGGTCGCGATCCACACGGTGGCCAGCGTGGTCTCGCTGCTGCTGCTCGTGCTGCTGGAGAACGCCGGCCGGCGCTCCGAGGAGGCCGCGCAGGAGAAGCTCAACGTGCTGGCGGAGGCGCTGGCCGCGCTGATGGACTCGTCGTCGGCGCACGACCGCGACCTGCAGGACGCCACCCGGAGGCTGCGCGAGGCCGTGGGGCTCGAGGAGCGCCACTGA
- a CDS encoding glucose-1-phosphate adenylyltransferase family protein translates to MELTTTPRVLAIIQAGGAGGRMDVLTAERAKPALPFAGSYQLLDFPLSNIVNSGISDVWLSVQYQAESLEEQVRNGRPWDLDRTRGGLRLLVPRQGSGSLDEEGFAQGNADELYRLRDDLRRAAPDVVLVMSADHVYRFDYRELVATHLEKDAEVTMLVTDLAGVHGEDPADHAVVEVNRLGRVTGFAYKPESPSGSLVATEVFAYRTGVLVELLEELHRSVSGADSEREAGDSGLGDFGDLLVPRLVERGAAYSHRLEGYWRDLGQPHHYLNAHLELLADETDLFEGDWPVRTQQPERRPAYVAAGAQVADSLLSAGSHVSGTVTRSVLGPDVVVEAGAEVVESVVSAGTVVRSGATVTRTIVDTACDIGGGAHVGGPDTALDDPDAITILGRDAQVSGDVAPGGRVPPGGVV, encoded by the coding sequence ATGGAGCTCACCACCACCCCCCGCGTCCTCGCGATCATCCAGGCCGGCGGAGCGGGCGGCCGCATGGACGTGCTCACCGCGGAGCGGGCCAAGCCCGCGCTGCCCTTCGCCGGGTCCTACCAGCTGCTCGACTTCCCGCTGTCCAACATCGTCAACTCCGGCATCAGCGACGTGTGGCTCTCGGTGCAGTACCAGGCCGAGTCGCTCGAGGAGCAGGTCCGCAACGGCCGGCCGTGGGACCTCGACCGCACCCGCGGCGGGCTGCGGCTGCTGGTGCCGCGCCAGGGCAGCGGGTCGCTCGACGAGGAGGGCTTCGCCCAGGGCAACGCCGACGAGCTCTACCGGCTGCGCGACGACCTGCGCCGGGCCGCCCCCGACGTGGTGCTGGTGATGAGCGCCGACCACGTCTACCGCTTCGACTACCGCGAGCTGGTCGCCACCCACCTGGAGAAGGACGCCGAGGTGACGATGCTGGTCACCGACCTCGCCGGGGTGCACGGCGAGGACCCGGCCGACCACGCCGTGGTCGAGGTGAACCGGCTCGGTCGCGTGACCGGCTTCGCCTACAAGCCCGAGTCGCCGTCGGGCTCGCTGGTCGCCACCGAGGTGTTCGCCTACCGGACCGGGGTGCTGGTGGAGCTCCTCGAGGAGCTGCACCGCTCGGTCTCCGGCGCCGACTCCGAGCGCGAGGCCGGCGACTCCGGGCTGGGCGACTTCGGTGACCTGCTGGTGCCCCGCCTGGTGGAGCGCGGGGCGGCGTACTCCCACCGGCTGGAGGGGTACTGGCGCGACCTCGGCCAGCCCCACCACTACCTCAACGCCCACCTCGAGCTGCTGGCCGACGAGACCGACCTCTTCGAGGGCGACTGGCCGGTGCGGACCCAGCAGCCCGAGCGGCGCCCGGCGTACGTCGCGGCCGGCGCGCAGGTCGCCGACAGCCTGCTCAGCGCCGGGAGCCACGTGTCGGGCACCGTCACCCGCAGCGTCCTGGGCCCCGACGTCGTCGTCGAGGCCGGCGCCGAGGTGGTCGAGAGCGTGGTCTCGGCCGGCACGGTGGTCCGCTCCGGCGCCACCGTCACCCGCACCATCGTCGACACCGCCTGCGACATCGGCGGCGGGGCGCACGTCGGTGGGCCCGACACCGCCCTCGACGACCCCGACGCCATCACCATCCTCGGCCGCGACGCGCAGGTCAGCGGCGACGTCGCCCCCGGTGGCCGGGTGCCCCCGGGCGGGGTGGTGTGA
- a CDS encoding DUF427 domain-containing protein, whose translation MRRELRREVPGPGQESVWDYPRPPALVRSDRRVVVRREGELVAETTHAFRVLETSHPPTWYVDPADVVPGAIARSDARSTWCEWKGAATYWDVLGLSSGAWSYEDPTPGFTDLRGYLAFSPGRLECFVDDERVRPQDGGFYGGWITDDVVGPFKGAPGTLGW comes from the coding sequence ATGAGGCGTGAGCTGCGACGTGAGGTGCCCGGGCCCGGCCAGGAGTCGGTGTGGGACTACCCCCGCCCACCGGCGCTGGTGCGCTCGGACCGCCGGGTCGTCGTACGACGCGAGGGGGAGCTGGTCGCCGAGACCACGCACGCCTTCCGGGTGCTGGAGACCAGCCACCCGCCGACCTGGTACGTCGACCCCGCCGACGTCGTCCCGGGCGCGATCGCCCGCTCCGACGCCCGGTCGACGTGGTGCGAGTGGAAGGGTGCGGCGACCTACTGGGACGTCCTGGGCCTGTCCTCCGGTGCGTGGTCCTACGAGGACCCGACGCCGGGGTTCACCGACCTGCGCGGCTACCTCGCCTTCTCGCCCGGCCGCCTGGAGTGCTTCGTCGACGACGAGCGGGTCCGCCCGCAGGACGGCGGCTTCTACGGCGGCTGGATCACCGACGACGTCGTCGGCCCCTTCAAGGGCGCGCCGGGCACGCTCGGCTGGTGA
- a CDS encoding MBL fold metallo-hydrolase, translated as MTDPATEPLAPLAVTWWGHATTTVELGGTRLLLDPVLCDDLAHLHRRAPTPGPEAAAADVVLVSHQHLDHLHLPSLRRVPTDAVLVVPPGAEPVVRDLPHRTRVARPGEVLEVGGLHVEVHPAEHDGRRLPWSRRAGTAVGYRVAAAGRSVWFPGDTGPGADTAQVAPVDLALPPVGGWGPTLGEDHLDPVQAAEVVGRVGARWALPVHWGTFWPRLLDRVAPDNHRRLFVEPGSRFAAAVADLPGTTTALLSGHGRRVVLRA; from the coding sequence GTGACGGATCCCGCGACCGAGCCGCTCGCGCCCCTGGCCGTCACCTGGTGGGGCCACGCGACGACCACGGTCGAGCTCGGCGGCACCCGGCTGCTGCTCGACCCGGTGCTGTGCGACGACCTCGCGCACCTGCACCGGCGGGCGCCCACGCCGGGGCCCGAGGCCGCGGCGGCCGACGTCGTGCTGGTCAGCCACCAGCACCTCGACCACCTCCACCTGCCCAGCCTGCGGCGGGTGCCGACGGACGCCGTGCTCGTGGTGCCGCCCGGGGCCGAGCCGGTGGTGCGCGACCTGCCCCACCGCACCCGGGTGGCCCGGCCCGGGGAGGTGCTCGAGGTGGGCGGCCTGCACGTCGAGGTGCACCCGGCCGAGCACGACGGGCGCCGGCTGCCGTGGTCGCGACGGGCCGGCACCGCGGTCGGCTACCGGGTGGCGGCGGCCGGGCGCTCGGTGTGGTTCCCGGGCGACACCGGTCCGGGCGCCGACACCGCCCAGGTGGCGCCGGTCGACCTCGCGCTGCCGCCCGTCGGTGGCTGGGGTCCGACGCTGGGCGAGGACCACCTCGACCCGGTGCAGGCGGCCGAGGTCGTGGGGCGCGTCGGCGCGCGCTGGGCGCTGCCCGTCCACTGGGGCACCTTCTGGCCCCGGCTGCTCGACCGCGTCGCCCCGGACAACCACCGCCGGCTGTTCGTCGAGCCGGGGTCCCGCTTCGCAGCCGCGGTCGCCGACCTCCCCGGGACCACCACCGCGCTGCTGTCCGGCCACGGCCGGCGCGTGGTGCTCCGGGCCTAG